CAGCTTTTCTTTTTCCACAATGGTGATGATGTTGCTGTCTATGCTGATTTCTCCGAATACTTTGTCAGGGCAACAATTGAAGGCAGCATTCAGGTGCTTGATTTTTAAGGTTTTACTTTCGGGTAAGTAGGTGAATTCGACACAATCCTGATCCTGTGCTATCGAATCGGCTCCGGCTGATTCTGTAAACTGTTTACAGGAAGAGGAAGTGATTTTGATGAGTTTTTTGCCTGTAAGTGCCTGATTATCACACCCTGAAAATAATATGGCGGACAGTAAAAATACTGAAAACAAGTACAATTTCTTGCGCATGGTCAAAACTTTTAGCAAAAGATGGGATAAATTCTTAAAAGGTTGCATGATCGTCATTTGATAAGTAAGGTAAGTCCATTATGTTCCCATATCGTTGTCATATTTCCGCAACAGGCTGAAAAAAAAGGCAGCAGAAAGGATTATCAGAAATAGGGTAATAATAAGGTTGTTATCAAGTCTGCCGGAGAAAAAAAGTAAAATCCAGAAAAAATTTCCCGTAAAAAAGGAAAGGGAGGCAACAGCAAGTTTTTTTACCTGAATTCTGTTGCGGTAAGCTGACAAGAGTGAAAAGGGGAATACAAAGCAAAGGAAAATCGGGAGAATAATTGTTAATATTCTGATAATCAAGTCGCTCTTTATTAATGAAATAGCCATGCTCCCCTCATATCCGGAAATCAGCAGATGGCAGAAAAAGAGATACATCCATAGGCAACAAAAGAGCAGAAAATATCTGGAAAGGTCATTAATCAAATCACTTCCTCTTAATTTGTTTCTGTTAAAGAAAATCAGGCTTACGACCGACAGGGCAAAAGCTGTTATGATGGTCTGAATGGCAACAATGCCCGCATGTGGGTTTTGCAGGGGAAATATCATCCAGTCCCATGAAAAGAAGAATATGCCGGATATTACAAAAATCAGATAGAATGGGGACACTTTTCTCAGATTTGATTCGTAAGAATGTGTCATGTAACAGGGAAAAACCTTATTGTAAATGTACAAATTTGAAAAAAGGAAGATAGCTGTACGGAAAAAGATAAAGAGTGGATAAAACCATATTCTCCCTGCCAGATATGTTAATTCGGCTGCCAGCAAGAAAAAATTATATAAAGAAAAGATAATCAGCCAGATAACAAGAAGAACTTTGTAATATTTCCGGATGTCGGGAAAAAAAGGATACAGATTTTTCGACCACTTGGCCTGAATGGTTTCCTGAAAAAGGATGAAAACAAGGGGAGAGACAGACATAAGTGTCAGTAATATGAGAAGACTGAGGAGGATGAAATAAATATCACTCAGCAGTTTCATGGTATCAAGGAAGAAAAAACCAATGACGATTGGGAGCAGTGAAATCACCGCTAAAAGAAAATTATTACGTGTATGAATCCGTGTGACAAACCTTATTTTCATGGCTTCAGGCTATCAGTAGGTGTGATGAAAGTTTTGATATAGGCCACAATCAGCCAAATCTGCGTGGGTGTAAGGTCTTTTTTATTTTCAGGCATTTGGTTTTTACCATAATAGATTGAATGAAACATTTGCCCTTCCGTGATGGTCGGGAGCCGTTTCTGAAAGGGTGGAGGTGGCGGATATTTTTCTTTTGCGATCATAGGAGCATCGGCTGAGCCGTTTTTTCCATGGCAATGGGTGCAGTATTGTTCATAAAGTTTTTTGCCTTTTTCCCTGTTTTCGGTGGTGGGTTCAAGCGGATTTACCCGCTGAGCAGCCAATAGGTAGCCTTCTTTTGTACCGGGCAGGTCATAATCAGGCAGTTCATGACGTGCAACTACATTTTCAGGAAGTTTTTGTTCCGGAAGCCTGTCGCTGCGATCGATGTAAATGCAGGCATTCATCAGCATCATTAACAGAAATAAGTAATATGCAGTTATTCGTTTCATATCTTGTTCAGGTTCAGCGGAACAGGTAAATGTTTTATCGGTCTGACCATGGTAAGCGTTCTGACAGACAATGAATTATCTGTTTTCAACAGGCCATTGAGCTTTTCAAAATCCCTGGCTTCAAGAATCAGATGGAAATGATTGTCTGTCAGGTAGTTTTCAGGTATGGTCCCCGGCACAAGCCACGAGCGTGTCCAGAACCATATCAGCAGCACGATGGCTGATATCAGGAGTGAGATGACGAAAGAAACAGGAACAAAGGTCAGCAGGCGGATAGTAATAAGTCCGGCCAGATCGAGGGATGATTGATAGAAAACATAAAATTGAAGGGCAATCAGCAGTATGAATGATGCCAGTCCTGTGTAAAAGACTACTTTTCCGGCTCTTCCGCCACTGCTTTGTGGATTGGCCGGAGTAAGATCAAGCGGGCTGAAGGTTTCTACAGGTCTGATGTCATTTTCCTCAAGCAGCTTTCTCAGCGACAGAAAAACATTCTCATTTTCAGTACTCAGAACGACAGCTTCAATATGTTTGGAAAACTCAGGCATTCGTTTCGGGACTATATGTTGTTTTTAATGGTAGATATCTGATAACCAGTAGTGTAAACATGCAAAAAAATCCTGCTGAAAACAAAATTAATGAAATTGCCGGCAGGGTAGTCCGATACGGGATTTTTGCCAAAGTCAGTGTGGAGACGGATGAATTGGCTATTACAATGACAAAACGCTCAAGCCAAAGCCCCGATAAAATGAGAAAACTGATAAGCTGAAGTTTTTTGCCATTGGTTCTGAATTTTTTTAACCAAAGCATTTGAGGAAGTAAAAGCGTAAGTATGATTGTCAGCAGATAGGAAGAAATTAGAATCAGGTTTGTTTGCCCGGAAAGCAGCCAGAAAGCGGTGGGCTTTGTGCTGAGGATAACCGAAAGCCATTCATTTAAAAATAAAACGGTTAATGCGATAGCACACCCTAAAATGATTTTGGCCATGAAATCCAGATGTTTTTCAGTTATAAAATGTTGATTTTCATATTTTTGATTGATAAACGGAACCCAACAGGCAATCATGGCAAATCCCGACATGATGGCACCCGTAACAAAGTAAACCGGAAATACGGTATGGTGCCATCCGGGTTTTAGGGTCACTGCAAAATCAAGACTGACAATACTGTGAACCGAAATAACCAACGGAGCAGCAATCAATGCAAGTATC
The sequence above is drawn from the Sphingobacteriales bacterium genome and encodes:
- the nrfD gene encoding polysulfide reductase NrfD, translated to MKDKNHTNILPSLSFKSKWLIFFILSILLMIPGLITIVKIFRYGLGVLPLNQGIFWGTLIINFIFWIGVAHAGTFISAILLLLRQNWREEIHRFAEAMTIIAVIIAALMPIFHLGKPIYFYKLLPITERTYHLLLNFSSPLVWDFYAIASYLIISLLFLYSGLLPDFARKRNQSSSGLQKSLWNYLSWGWTGSSLQWNNFRRFQWILALIAAPLVISVHSIVSLDFAVTLKPGWHHTVFPVYFVTGAIMSGFAMIACWVPFINQKYENQHFITEKHLDFMAKIILGCAIALTVLFLNEWLSVILSTKPTAFWLLSGQTNLILISSYLLTIILTLLLPQMLWLKKFRTNGKKLQLISFLILSGLWLERFVIVIANSSVSTLTLAKIPYRTTLPAISLILFSAGFFCMFTLLVIRYLPLKTTYSPETNA
- a CDS encoding DUF3341 domain-containing protein is translated as MPEFSKHIEAVVLSTENENVFLSLRKLLEENDIRPVETFSPLDLTPANPQSSGGRAGKVVFYTGLASFILLIALQFYVFYQSSLDLAGLITIRLLTFVPVSFVISLLISAIVLLIWFWTRSWLVPGTIPENYLTDNHFHLILEARDFEKLNGLLKTDNSLSVRTLTMVRPIKHLPVPLNLNKI
- a CDS encoding cytochrome c, producing MKRITAYYLFLLMMLMNACIYIDRSDRLPEQKLPENVVARHELPDYDLPGTKEGYLLAAQRVNPLEPTTENREKGKKLYEQYCTHCHGKNGSADAPMIAKEKYPPPPPFQKRLPTITEGQMFHSIYYGKNQMPENKKDLTPTQIWLIVAYIKTFITPTDSLKP